The following proteins are encoded in a genomic region of Necator americanus strain Aroian chromosome II, whole genome shotgun sequence:
- a CDS encoding hypothetical protein (NECATOR_CHRII.G7335.T2) gives MVTAPDAFHYAYSASDSKIICALSSVTSRDEKEAPISGSFGMFHELVPTLQLAYSNPVIRQLLIEMHVIFEKCRHSAQLGRMTTLETLSISREYRSALLHCADEIGGEDENVHMRDFTIWSLFETMFFKQGDTPICLDLISWGLESFTFIDKLIQKTFKELDEGVAVGCGSYWRTVCMVLIGCRFDTCIDFLSLIKGDKAVERFITVLSSLDWNWLTDDGKIPKLDRWKHELGSLLTSGAFDSNRNILFLAQLLNGDRKNLERAASAVIGEWWHIMPFYTFVKNATVAYNELAPVAEECRKLFSNVEECGNGDFDPFLSIFCMKDISVLQNLISNPWLSVHLIDILLHTDSEYASMSTLVEIRDFLLMDYASGLIQNSCLWEVGADYLLHCGSEGRLRLENHIEAMHIEDEAMAENLMRICVEQELDDSKACIVNTMTYRYLREGEWSAALSWALRGGRGPALDTAVNQIVWHAEKNELATLSLLDHLADYVAELESPSLAFLFNYYRFHRSLSVGDVRIAAPILVSLISSTNVPLAFHKILFGYLLLILADAPQVQIPPENLHELVSFFRQYSIDNHDNLEDSSEDTLRSLKHLLLMRLADAEMASVCVQ, from the exons ATGGTGACTGCTCCAGATGCATTTCATTACGCTTATTCCGCTTCAGATTCGAAAATTATCTGTGCACTAAGTAGTGTAACGTCCAGAGATGAGAAAGAAG CTCCGATTTCCGGATCTTTTGGAATGTTCCACGAACTCGTACCAACATTACAACTGGCGTACTCGAATCCTGTGATTCGGCAATTACTGATCGAGATGCATGTCATTTTCGAGAAGTGTCGTCATTCGGCTCAACTTGGAAGGATGACCACTCTCGA aacccTTTCAATTTCACGTGAATACCGATCAGCATTGCTTCATTGCGCTGATGAAATTGGAGGCGAGGATGAGAATGTACACATGCGTGATTTCACGATATGGAGCTTGTTTGAAACAATGTTTTTCAAGCAAGGAG ATACTCCAATTTGCCTTGATCTGATCTCATGGGGTCTAGAATCATTCACATTTATTGATAAACTCATACAAAAAACATTCAAGGAATTGGATGAAGGCGTTGCAGTAGGCTGCGGGAGTTATTGGAGAACG GTGTGTATGGTGTTAATAGGATGTCGCTTTGACACGTGCATTGACTTCTTAAGTCTGATAAAAGGTGACAAGGCGGTCGAAAGATTCATCACTGTATTGAGCAGTTTGGACTGGAATTGGCTAACCGATGACGGAAAA atacCTAAATTGGACAGATGGAAACATGAATTGGGCTCTCTTCTAACTTCTGGTGCATTCGATAGTAACCGAAACATACTTTTCTTGGCGCAGTTGCTGAATGGTGATAGGAAG AACTTGGAGCGAGCAGCATCAGCCGTAATTGGAGAGTGGTGGCACATCATGCCTTTTTATACTTTCGTAAAAAATGCTACTGTGGCATACAACGAACTAGCACCAGTAGCCGAG GAGTGTCGAAAACTATTCAGTAATGTCGAAGAATGTGGGAACGGTGATTTTGATCCCTTCTTATCCATTTTCTGCATGAAAGACATTTCAGTTTTGCAG AATCTTATCTCAAATCCTTGGCTGTCTGTACATCTTATTGACATATTGTTACACACTGATTCTGAGTATGCTTCCATGTCGACGCTTGTTGAAATTCGCGACTTCCTTCTGATGGATTATGCGTCAGGCTTGATTCAGAATAGTTG TTTGTGGGAAGTCGGGGCCGATTATCTGTTGCACTGCGGGTCCGAAGGCCGATTACGACTCGAGAACCACATCGAAGCTATGCATATTGAAGATGAAGCTATGGCTGAAAAT TTAATGCGCATTTGTGTGGAGCAAGAATTGGACGACTCAAAGGCATGCATAGTGAACACTATGACATATag GTACTtgcgagaaggggaatggagtgCGGCTCTATCATGGGCCTTACGCGGTGGTCGAGGACCTGCGTTAGACACGGCTGTTAATCA AATAGTGTGGCATGCAGAGAAAAATGAGCTCGCTACTTTGAGCCTGCTGGACCATTTGGCTGATTACGTGGCAGAGCTAGAATCTCCGTCTCTTGCCTTCCTCTTCAACTACTACAGATTCCACCGATCTCTCAGTGTTGGCGACGTCAGAATTGCTGCTCCG ATTCTCGTATCGCTTATTTCATCAACAAATGTTCCGCTCGCGTTCCATAAGATACTGTTCGGCTATCTCTTGCTTATTCTAGCCGACGCACCGCAG GTCCAAATCCCTCCGGAGAACCTTCACGAGTTGGTGTCATTTTTCCGACAATACTCCATCGACAATCACGACAACTTGGAGGACTCATCAGAGGATACA CTACGATCGTTAAAGCATCTCCTACTTATGCGGTTAGCAGATGCAGAAATGGCTTCAGTATGTGTGCAGTGA